A single Endozoicomonas sp. NE40 DNA region contains:
- a CDS encoding histidine phosphatase family protein, translating to MDIFLLRHGLSTSNEMRLVCGAADYPLSETGKIQSEHVCSHLNQYRFSKIYASPLKRALQTIENLERQVEISIEPELIELDTGEVSHIGVDELWSSEPRYRYQGLNPDLHYPGGESLNDMLGRIGLWYDRCSNEWKQDEVVLIAGHEGTVCGILHKLLALCITHYPTFNVGNCDYVHININSDGQVRYRFVPFKDFT from the coding sequence ATGGATATTTTCTTGCTAAGGCACGGCCTGAGTACTTCTAACGAAATGAGACTTGTATGCGGCGCGGCGGATTACCCTTTATCCGAAACCGGTAAAATCCAGTCTGAGCATGTATGCTCTCATCTGAACCAGTACCGGTTTTCAAAGATCTATGCATCACCACTGAAGCGAGCATTGCAAACTATCGAAAATCTGGAGCGGCAGGTCGAAATCAGTATTGAGCCAGAGCTTATTGAGCTGGATACTGGTGAAGTAAGCCATATAGGTGTAGATGAGCTCTGGTCAAGTGAACCGCGTTACCGATATCAGGGACTGAACCCGGATTTGCATTACCCTGGCGGAGAAAGCCTCAACGATATGTTAGGGCGAATAGGGCTTTGGTATGATCGCTGTTCGAACGAATGGAAGCAGGATGAAGTTGTATTGATCGCAGGTCATGAAGGAACCGTTTGTGGAATTCTTCACAAATTACTTGCCCTGTGTATTACGCATTACCCTACATTCAATGTTGGGAACTGCGACTATGTTCATATAAATATTAATTCAGATGGACAGGTTCGTTATCGATTTGTCCCCTTTAAGGACTTTACGTGA
- a CDS encoding glycosyltransferase yields the protein MAEHDDVVPENCILFATADWDEPYWTNKQHCAKSLAELGVKVLYVESVGIRKPKAGSGRDWKRLLRRLRKGLASIVFGAKECSPGIFVLSPLLVPVGYRFWLARILNRWLLKITIARTINQRRFDKPLIWTYHPFMLDVIDGLSFNRLIYHCVDDLAAVPGVDAIAFREAETQLLRRADVVFATAKPLAESCRVLNSNTHFYPNVVDAAHFGKAIQPGLLPPELERIPEPRLVYHGVLSDYKVNFQLLLECAQRRSNWSWVFIGEEREGQKSSIVAELARLPNVHFLGYRPYDVLPDYLRGMQIGLLPSHLNDYTEGMFPMKYFEYIAAGLPVVSTSLAFTEVCRQGIRVAENNSDFIVQIERQLATGRLKVDEIRGFIGENTWAGRTGKMLAAVIGGAK from the coding sequence ATGGCTGAGCATGATGATGTTGTTCCTGAAAACTGTATTTTGTTTGCCACAGCGGATTGGGATGAACCCTATTGGACCAACAAGCAGCACTGTGCCAAATCCCTTGCCGAGCTTGGTGTAAAGGTGCTCTATGTTGAAAGTGTTGGTATTCGAAAGCCAAAAGCTGGCAGTGGCAGAGACTGGAAGCGACTATTAAGACGCCTGCGAAAAGGGCTCGCGTCAATAGTCTTCGGCGCTAAAGAATGTTCGCCAGGTATCTTTGTGTTATCTCCTTTGCTAGTTCCGGTTGGCTATCGTTTTTGGTTGGCGCGAATACTGAACCGTTGGCTGCTTAAGATAACAATTGCTCGTACAATAAATCAGAGAAGGTTTGATAAACCGCTTATCTGGACATATCACCCTTTTATGCTTGACGTGATTGACGGATTAAGCTTCAACCGTTTGATATATCACTGTGTAGATGATCTAGCTGCAGTACCGGGTGTGGATGCAATTGCATTTCGTGAAGCCGAGACTCAATTGTTGCGGCGGGCTGATGTGGTATTTGCTACGGCAAAGCCCCTTGCTGAGTCTTGTCGTGTATTGAATTCTAACACGCACTTTTATCCTAATGTTGTAGATGCTGCCCATTTTGGTAAAGCGATACAACCAGGCTTGCTTCCTCCTGAACTTGAAAGAATTCCAGAACCACGTCTTGTATACCATGGTGTGCTGTCGGACTATAAAGTTAACTTTCAATTATTATTGGAGTGTGCTCAGAGAAGAAGTAACTGGAGCTGGGTTTTTATTGGTGAGGAGCGTGAAGGGCAGAAAAGCTCTATTGTGGCTGAGCTTGCCAGATTGCCGAATGTGCATTTTCTTGGTTATCGCCCGTACGATGTTCTTCCGGACTATCTTCGGGGCATGCAAATAGGACTTCTTCCATCTCATTTGAATGATTACACAGAGGGTATGTTTCCAATGAAGTATTTTGAGTACATTGCCGCAGGTTTGCCGGTTGTTTCAACTTCATTGGCTTTTACAGAGGTTTGCAGGCAAGGCATCAGGGTGGCTGAAAACAACTCTGACTTTATTGTTCAGATTGAACGGCAGTTAGCGACCGGACGCCTTAAAGTCGATGAGATCAGGGGTTTTATTGGTGAAAATACCTGGGCTGGCAGAACTGGTAAAATGTTAGCAGCAGTTATTGGGGGTGCTAAGTGA
- a CDS encoding YidC/Oxa1 family membrane protein insertase codes for MFRFLLLFFVFVPSILSANPKHIHFSAANINQFVDESIRDAYKYTGLAAFYNKISLYEVDGSDVVEIPENQLYQLNINASLAIVGRYDILLVSDYINQVHFNEDLINIKTDGDDLLNAMILKKSELDGNLSELSAFRYSHLWMPLKYICLFTYKFFYFLNTIHGFGWGITIIIFSLCFKLLMLPLTFYQTVIQRKVQAVTNSLELELIHIKSTYMGQEAHERYMAAHKKLGVTPFFSLKPILFTILQVPFLIAIFNVLGELDQLNNVSFLWIEDLSRPDSIYEFSRGVPLLGNTFNLLPIIMTIVCLLGAFFSNDPTRNEATNKKRRLKVAAMAFLFFVLFYPFPSALVLYWTCVNALYLVQLKLLDLEALAKNEV; via the coding sequence ATGTTTAGATTTTTGCTCTTATTTTTTGTTTTTGTACCTTCGATACTGTCGGCCAATCCCAAACATATCCATTTTAGCGCTGCGAACATTAATCAGTTCGTAGATGAAAGTATCAGGGATGCTTACAAGTATACAGGCCTTGCTGCTTTTTATAATAAAATTAGTCTGTATGAAGTGGACGGTTCTGATGTAGTTGAAATTCCAGAAAACCAGTTGTACCAGCTTAATATAAACGCATCTTTGGCTATAGTTGGTCGTTATGATATATTGCTGGTTTCAGACTATATCAATCAAGTCCATTTTAATGAAGATTTAATCAATATAAAGACAGATGGTGATGATTTATTAAATGCAATGATTTTAAAGAAATCAGAATTAGATGGAAATCTATCTGAGCTAAGTGCTTTTCGATATTCTCATTTATGGATGCCTTTAAAATATATATGTTTGTTTACTTATAAATTTTTTTACTTTTTAAATACTATTCATGGTTTTGGTTGGGGTATTACTATTATTATATTTTCACTCTGCTTTAAATTACTTATGCTTCCTTTAACTTTTTACCAGACAGTGATTCAGCGAAAAGTTCAAGCCGTAACAAACTCTCTTGAACTTGAACTTATTCATATAAAGTCAACTTATATGGGCCAGGAAGCCCATGAAAGATATATGGCTGCTCATAAAAAATTAGGAGTTACCCCTTTCTTCTCACTTAAACCTATTTTATTCACAATTCTTCAAGTTCCATTTTTGATTGCAATATTCAATGTTCTTGGAGAGCTAGATCAGTTGAATAATGTTTCATTTTTATGGATCGAAGATCTTTCACGGCCTGACTCTATATATGAATTTTCTCGAGGAGTACCGCTTCTAGGTAATACTTTCAATCTTTTACCTATCATAATGACCATTGTTTGCCTTCTAGGTGCTTTTTTTTCAAATGACCCTACTCGTAATGAAGCTACTAATAAAAAAAGAAGATTAAAGGTAGCTGCTATGGCATTTTTGTTTTTTGTTTTATTTTACCCTTTTCCTTCTGCACTGGTTTTATATTGGACCTGTGTAAATGCATTATATTTAGTTCAACTTAAACTTCTTGACCTTGAAGCACTTGCGAAGAATGAAGTATAA
- a CDS encoding DUF7024 domain-containing protein: MKAFDSLSMKTINKIGLLNVCFFTGLWLIFIFLPLDLIYSNPDEFVSVNVWELLSYGFEYVLLGLLCFNIISIFIFVLGSAISNNIFLCLSFLVPICIWVNSMFLVGSYGEFDGRNNIRIDTSSLTSIFQLVFICLVGAFFIFFRKNIKFLMKAMLALLFVLLTTNAIQLYGVSGNKIEPKDDDVFFTYSKENPNVLMILLDEYQSDYFKNILTDELKESLEGFIWYQDAASNFPTTIVSLAAMFSGQVYDNKLPIKEFYSNLSSKSIPNIIHANNGMVSGFGKNFQQYLFPRESIVEFELIDNKYKSNYIALVNYSLFKSAPDILKPNVYNDEKWFFKADEDNDPYASLSSGQGHYFKELDYMSKRKINVINDYPMTFKFYHSMLTHSPTVFDSNCYPVGVIESSLKNKSAEGLCAFNKILGVIEHLKRSGIYDNTMVIITSDHGSVYTPNTFNDPYPYSKSASTLLIKPFSSDEDFVIDKFPAQLSDLPKTIATALSIDNYYPGEDLLESKKAVRDFRYFNHYIWSKEFFDWSKKYVPPIRQYTIKGRLSDANNWISKNSDIKQMPCDLKVMFNQSESSYYYHDIGLSSIEKWGRWSNGSKVELVVLKNSNCNPSYIELNLSAFVPNPNIPQKAKVYINDIHMGKINFKHGEKLPRTYRFDLLSNLNNELVIQFEIENPVSPEGVGLNADTRMLGLGFIDMMLVSKK; encoded by the coding sequence ATGAAAGCATTTGATTCATTAAGCATGAAAACTATAAATAAAATAGGTTTACTTAATGTTTGTTTTTTTACAGGCTTGTGGCTTATATTTATATTTCTTCCATTAGATCTAATTTATTCAAATCCTGATGAGTTTGTGTCTGTCAATGTTTGGGAGCTTTTAAGTTATGGTTTTGAATATGTTTTATTAGGTTTGTTGTGTTTTAATATAATTAGTATTTTTATTTTTGTTTTAGGAAGTGCTATTTCAAATAACATTTTTTTATGCTTATCATTTCTAGTTCCTATATGTATTTGGGTTAACTCAATGTTCTTAGTTGGCTCATATGGAGAGTTTGATGGCAGAAATAACATTCGTATTGATACATCTAGTTTAACATCAATCTTTCAGCTTGTTTTTATTTGTTTGGTCGGTGCTTTCTTTATTTTTTTTAGGAAGAATATCAAATTCTTAATGAAGGCTATGCTTGCTCTTTTGTTTGTGTTGTTAACAACAAATGCTATACAATTGTACGGTGTGTCAGGAAATAAAATTGAACCTAAAGACGATGATGTTTTTTTTACTTACTCTAAGGAAAACCCTAATGTATTGATGATATTGCTTGATGAATATCAGTCTGACTACTTTAAAAATATTTTGACAGATGAGCTTAAAGAAAGCCTTGAAGGGTTTATTTGGTATCAAGATGCGGCATCTAATTTTCCGACAACTATTGTGTCTCTAGCTGCTATGTTTTCAGGTCAGGTGTATGATAATAAACTTCCGATTAAAGAATTTTATAGTAATTTAAGTAGTAAAAGTATACCAAACATAATTCATGCTAATAATGGAATGGTCAGTGGTTTTGGAAAAAATTTCCAACAATATTTATTCCCTAGAGAATCCATTGTTGAATTCGAATTGATAGATAATAAATATAAGTCAAATTATATTGCCTTGGTGAACTATTCGTTATTTAAGTCAGCTCCTGATATACTTAAGCCGAATGTATATAATGATGAAAAGTGGTTTTTTAAAGCTGATGAAGACAATGACCCTTATGCGTCACTTAGTTCTGGACAAGGTCATTACTTTAAAGAATTAGACTACATGTCAAAAAGGAAGATAAATGTCATTAATGATTATCCAATGACATTTAAATTCTACCACTCCATGCTTACGCACTCACCGACGGTATTTGATAGTAACTGTTACCCTGTTGGTGTAATTGAATCATCATTAAAAAATAAGTCAGCTGAAGGATTATGTGCATTTAATAAAATTTTAGGTGTTATCGAACATCTTAAACGTTCTGGCATTTACGATAATACTATGGTTATTATTACGTCAGATCACGGGTCCGTTTATACACCGAATACTTTTAATGATCCTTACCCATATTCTAAATCTGCAAGCACACTTTTAATAAAGCCTTTTAGTAGTGATGAAGATTTTGTCATTGACAAATTTCCAGCGCAGCTTTCAGACTTACCCAAGACAATTGCAACCGCACTATCTATTGATAATTATTACCCTGGTGAAGATTTGCTGGAAAGCAAGAAAGCAGTAAGAGATTTTAGATATTTTAATCATTATATTTGGTCTAAGGAATTTTTCGATTGGTCAAAAAAATATGTTCCACCAATAAGGCAATATACGATTAAAGGTCGTTTAAGTGATGCAAATAATTGGATTTCTAAAAATAGTGATATTAAACAAATGCCCTGTGATTTAAAAGTTATGTTTAACCAATCGGAAAGCTCTTACTATTATCATGATATTGGATTAAGTAGTATTGAGAAATGGGGCAGGTGGAGTAATGGAAGTAAAGTTGAGCTCGTTGTTTTAAAAAACAGCAATTGCAATCCTTCTTACATAGAGCTGAATCTGTCTGCATTTGTTCCTAATCCAAATATACCTCAAAAAGCTAAGGTCTACATAAATGACATTCATATGGGTAAAATAAATTTCAAACATGGAGAGAAATTGCCTAGGACTTATCGTTTTGACTTACTGTCAAACTTAAATAATGAACTAGTTATTCAGTTTGAGATAGAAAATCCTGTTTCACCTGAGGGTGTAGGATTAAATGCTGATACCAGAATGTTAGGTTTGGGCTTTATAGATATGATGCTTGTATCAAAGAAATAA
- a CDS encoding glycosyltransferase family 4 protein, producing the protein MAVEKGVNFFGSWETSDGIGRAAGLNIRSLEAAGVKLDRYVLSRPVALQSGRDTIIDDRLLSSLHYKVNLFQFSARWVPHYFSRLSEGALDGFYNIGYWFCEVPRIPDYWARQMEFFDEIWTASTFCETAFARSANIPVVRIPLLIELRKPTARILLNQSGQYQTPFTFLTIFNTYSDAERKNILFSIRAFISAFDDNPEVKLIIKVSNLEHDAILREKLHAIQQHHANIEVIEGYIENNAVQALYDEADVYVSLHRAEGFGLTISDAMSRGVPVITTGYSGNMEFCEGSDSRLVTYKLRSVGHERLRYQKDDIWAEPDMEDAVSAFRELYTSYPTWLLKADRARSRILQAFSIEQVGGLMRERLALINSNFTFSSDMGQRQVDRTVGVLETYGF; encoded by the coding sequence ATGGCTGTAGAAAAGGGGGTTAATTTTTTTGGCTCTTGGGAAACATCTGATGGAATTGGTCGTGCTGCCGGATTAAATATCCGGAGTCTGGAAGCAGCTGGTGTAAAGCTTGATCGCTATGTGCTATCTAGGCCAGTAGCTCTTCAAAGTGGTCGTGACACGATAATTGATGACCGCTTGCTTTCTTCTCTTCACTATAAAGTCAACCTGTTTCAATTTAGTGCTCGCTGGGTTCCTCATTACTTCTCTCGTTTAAGTGAAGGCGCTCTTGATGGGTTTTATAATATTGGTTACTGGTTTTGTGAGGTTCCTAGAATTCCGGATTACTGGGCGAGACAGATGGAATTTTTTGATGAAATCTGGACGGCCTCAACATTTTGTGAAACTGCGTTTGCCCGATCAGCGAATATCCCAGTTGTACGAATTCCACTATTGATCGAATTAAGAAAACCGACTGCACGTATTTTATTAAATCAATCAGGCCAATACCAAACACCGTTTACATTTTTAACGATCTTTAATACCTACAGTGATGCTGAGAGGAAAAATATACTTTTTTCGATTCGGGCATTTATTTCAGCTTTTGATGACAATCCAGAAGTAAAACTTATTATCAAGGTAAGCAATCTGGAGCATGACGCAATACTCAGGGAAAAGCTTCATGCCATTCAGCAGCATCATGCAAACATAGAGGTTATTGAAGGTTATATAGAAAACAACGCTGTTCAGGCTCTTTATGATGAGGCCGACGTTTATGTCTCTCTGCACCGTGCTGAAGGCTTTGGTCTGACCATATCCGATGCAATGAGTCGTGGAGTGCCTGTTATCACCACAGGCTACTCCGGAAACATGGAGTTTTGCGAAGGCAGCGACTCTCGTCTTGTTACATACAAGCTTCGTTCTGTCGGTCATGAGCGTCTTCGTTATCAAAAAGATGATATTTGGGCAGAACCCGATATGGAAGATGCTGTTTCAGCTTTTCGCGAACTATATACCAGCTATCCAACCTGGTTACTTAAGGCGGACAGGGCGCGTAGTCGGATCTTGCAAGCATTTTCTATAGAACAGGTTGGAGGCCTGATGCGTGAGCGTCTGGCATTGATTAACAGCAACTTCACCTTCTCGAGTGACATGGGGCAAAGACAAGTCGACCGGACAGTTGGTGTACTTGAAACGTATGGATTTTAG
- a CDS encoding glycosyltransferase: MSVATLIYDLIPLTHPQFFSEEITRAFEKALLEIIQYSKLLPCISCETQRTLIEFCRSKSILLEKEDCPVVPLAPAILATPCQDYEVDNGLPENYFLIVGTLEPRRGYVEALREFSIYRDGGGEAKLVIAGKSGSNSDEIIHCISSFEQSVLWISDANDSQLANLYQRAIAIISPSLAEGYGMPVAEGLVYNGLVFANRLSVFGEFAGAHPYYFDIEREGELSRLMAGVDQLSRPDYKLNLGSWRHSADAIATQLRKIAPFHGVHTAIELTKVSPEAVRWAHWLVFKRQCNPEDVKIWMHYSTIPAMYDAMLYEVNTHNAI, translated from the coding sequence ATGTCTGTTGCCACTCTGATCTATGATTTAATCCCTCTAACGCACCCTCAATTTTTTTCAGAGGAAATAACACGAGCTTTTGAAAAGGCTCTTCTTGAAATAATTCAGTACTCAAAGTTGCTTCCCTGTATTTCGTGCGAAACACAGCGAACATTGATTGAATTCTGTCGTTCAAAAAGCATCCTGTTGGAAAAAGAAGATTGTCCTGTTGTTCCGCTTGCTCCTGCTATTTTAGCAACACCTTGCCAGGATTATGAAGTGGACAATGGTTTACCTGAAAACTATTTTCTTATTGTTGGAACGCTTGAGCCACGCCGTGGTTATGTTGAAGCTCTGCGTGAATTTTCGATATATCGTGATGGAGGAGGAGAAGCGAAACTTGTTATTGCAGGCAAGTCCGGTAGCAATTCTGATGAAATTATTCACTGCATCTCTTCATTTGAACAGTCAGTCCTTTGGATTAGCGATGCCAATGATAGTCAACTCGCCAACCTTTATCAGCGTGCAATAGCGATTATCAGCCCTTCCCTTGCAGAGGGCTATGGTATGCCGGTGGCTGAAGGCTTGGTGTACAACGGTCTTGTTTTTGCGAATCGGCTCTCGGTATTTGGAGAGTTTGCAGGCGCACACCCTTATTACTTTGATATAGAGCGCGAAGGAGAGCTCTCTCGGTTAATGGCAGGGGTAGATCAACTTAGTCGACCTGATTACAAGCTGAATTTGGGCTCCTGGCGTCACTCTGCTGATGCTATTGCGACTCAATTGAGGAAAATTGCACCATTCCATGGGGTACATACAGCCATTGAACTTACAAAAGTATCACCGGAAGCCGTTCGCTGGGCGCACTGGTTGGTTTTTAAGCGGCAATGCAACCCGGAAGATGTGAAAATCTGGATGCACTATTCAACAATACCGGCTATGTATGATGCCATGCTGTATGAAGTTAATACGCATAATGCAATTTAA
- a CDS encoding glycosyltransferase, with product MQHNILFGAYPWAFDCPGGGERQLMAWKSHLEAQNHQVTLYNPWEPVPENVKIFHYFSVMPGSYQLCEYIKSKEIRLVISPNLWVTPKTKWHYPHDEIQRLISIADLLIVNSQQEAATLSEVYSLPAERFHVAYNGVEESFLKPGNPELFREQFLLGEKKFFINVANIEPRKNQLTFLKALKHFPELSLIVIGHARDESYFRSCREVGGDQFVYIGPLPYGSDILKSALAGAEGFVMPSTVETPSIAALEAAASGCRVLITRVGSTTEYFGDEVVYINPDDSRTIVEGIVTLLQGVQGKLQKSIRDKFTWVHSARQLSLAYQKVL from the coding sequence ATGCAGCATAATATTCTGTTTGGTGCCTACCCCTGGGCTTTTGACTGCCCCGGTGGAGGTGAGCGACAGCTTATGGCCTGGAAGTCTCACCTTGAAGCACAGAACCATCAGGTAACTTTGTATAATCCATGGGAGCCTGTCCCGGAAAATGTAAAAATTTTTCATTATTTTTCTGTGATGCCAGGATCCTATCAGCTATGTGAGTACATCAAAAGCAAGGAAATCAGGTTGGTGATCAGTCCTAATCTGTGGGTGACTCCAAAAACTAAATGGCATTATCCACATGACGAAATTCAGCGGTTAATCTCTATTGCTGATTTGTTAATTGTTAATTCACAGCAGGAAGCAGCGACATTAAGTGAAGTTTATAGCTTACCTGCAGAACGCTTTCATGTAGCTTATAACGGCGTAGAAGAGAGTTTTTTGAAACCGGGAAATCCTGAGCTTTTTCGTGAGCAATTTTTACTTGGTGAAAAGAAATTTTTCATCAATGTTGCAAATATTGAACCGCGTAAAAACCAGCTTACTTTTCTGAAAGCTTTAAAGCACTTTCCGGAACTTTCACTCATAGTTATTGGACATGCGCGTGATGAATCGTATTTTCGCAGCTGTCGCGAAGTGGGTGGAGATCAGTTTGTCTATATCGGTCCGTTGCCATACGGATCGGACATTCTGAAATCAGCCCTGGCCGGAGCAGAAGGATTTGTAATGCCCAGCACAGTGGAAACACCGAGTATTGCAGCCCTCGAAGCCGCTGCTTCAGGATGCAGAGTATTGATAACACGTGTGGGTTCCACTACAGAATACTTTGGTGATGAAGTGGTCTATATCAATCCAGATGACTCCAGAACGATCGTTGAGGGTATAGTGACGTTGCTGCAGGGGGTGCAGGGTAAGCTACAGAAAAGCATCAGGGATAAATTTACCTGGGTACACTCGGCACGACAACTCTCACTGGCCTATCAGAAGGTACTTTAA
- a CDS encoding glycosyltransferase yields MMKRVLLTTYPHAFLHRGGGEREIHLLREALNLDSVQADIYGPSSHPLHTYQDIIHFSMMGGSELLLNEINKTGGQRMILWPNLWFVEEPDTRHLESLTSFLNNFDAVVFKSKAEEVHFRSYFDLAGKDVIRISPLVSPRFSQKDISTVFRESYGLRRYALWTGIIEPQKNQLQAVKAFSGLDIDMVFSGDVRDEAYVRECKKHAAPNIHFIHSMPFGSELHLSALAYCSLYVELPMDFPGTSAIEAQALGCRLLLTRSSWTEEMLSEFALLADPENIEGIRAKAINLLTQPEVQLPCPKVVEMTDVILPLVEYLQHSNAFTQS; encoded by the coding sequence ATGATGAAACGAGTCTTGCTGACTACTTATCCACACGCATTTCTTCATCGAGGTGGTGGTGAGCGTGAAATTCACCTGCTTCGGGAAGCATTAAATCTGGATAGTGTTCAGGCTGACATATATGGCCCCTCTTCACACCCGCTCCATACCTATCAGGATATTATTCATTTTTCTATGATGGGGGGATCAGAGCTTCTTTTAAATGAAATCAACAAAACAGGAGGCCAGAGAATGATTCTGTGGCCTAATCTCTGGTTTGTAGAGGAGCCTGATACCCGTCATCTGGAAAGCCTTACCAGTTTTCTCAATAATTTTGATGCTGTTGTGTTTAAGTCAAAAGCAGAAGAAGTGCATTTTCGAAGCTATTTTGATCTGGCTGGTAAGGATGTTATCCGAATTAGTCCTTTAGTATCTCCTCGCTTTTCACAAAAAGATATTTCAACGGTGTTCAGGGAGTCTTATGGGCTGAGGCGCTATGCCCTTTGGACGGGTATTATTGAGCCACAAAAAAACCAGCTGCAGGCGGTAAAGGCATTTAGTGGTCTTGATATTGATATGGTATTTTCCGGTGACGTGAGGGATGAAGCTTATGTCAGGGAATGCAAAAAGCATGCTGCACCTAACATTCATTTTATTCATTCAATGCCATTTGGCTCGGAGCTGCATTTATCTGCACTGGCCTATTGCAGTTTATATGTAGAGTTGCCAATGGATTTTCCCGGAACATCCGCTATTGAAGCACAGGCATTGGGGTGCAGGCTTTTGCTGACCCGATCAAGCTGGACTGAGGAAATGCTGTCTGAATTTGCGCTTTTGGCAGACCCGGAAAACATAGAAGGAATACGCGCTAAAGCTATTAACCTGCTTACACAGCCTGAGGTTCAGTTACCCTGTCCAAAGGTTGTGGAGATGACGGATGTTATTTTACCGTTGGTGGAGTACTTGCAACATTCTAACGCTTTCACTCAGTCATAA
- a CDS encoding CDP-glycerol glycerophosphotransferase family protein → MGNVKRVLRAIIDLIQITNVPKAQKNICFYSEGESYWPHLKGLVSAVLEYCPFDICYISSSVSDPGLKLKHKKFKSFYIGDHFIRDYFFQNIECEVMIMTMPDLHKYQVKRSRYSVHYVYVQHSLVSLHMVYRNGAFDHYDTICCAGEHHVKEIRSLEKTYNLTEKRILKHGYSRFDELRSRFKLNSHEGLSQSSQKSILVAPSWGAEAIVESGIGYEIISNLIGSGYRTIFRPHPQTIKLSHESIKVILDEFSNHPYFTFDSGVGDDSLYYSDIMISDWSGVALEYALALNKPVLFCDIKRKINNENYIDIDIEPLEVKIREKIGIIWDPSDCFFSALKNCEEFSIQNREGLISNILFNPSSSNCIFAKHLTKMVTNESI, encoded by the coding sequence ATGGGTAATGTCAAAAGAGTACTAAGAGCAATAATTGATTTGATACAGATTACAAACGTTCCAAAAGCTCAGAAAAACATCTGTTTTTATAGTGAGGGTGAAAGCTACTGGCCTCATTTGAAAGGGCTTGTAAGTGCGGTATTAGAGTATTGTCCATTTGATATCTGTTATATAAGCTCTTCAGTAAGCGATCCAGGCTTAAAGTTAAAGCATAAAAAGTTTAAAAGTTTCTATATTGGTGATCATTTTATAAGAGATTATTTTTTTCAAAATATTGAATGCGAAGTAATGATTATGACGATGCCTGATTTACATAAATATCAGGTTAAGAGATCGCGATATAGTGTTCATTACGTTTACGTTCAGCATTCACTCGTTAGTCTACATATGGTATATCGTAATGGTGCATTTGATCATTACGATACGATATGCTGTGCAGGAGAACATCACGTTAAAGAAATAAGATCATTAGAAAAAACGTATAACTTAACAGAAAAGAGAATTTTAAAGCACGGCTATTCAAGATTTGATGAGTTAAGAAGCAGATTTAAGTTAAATAGTCATGAGGGATTATCTCAAAGTAGTCAAAAATCCATCTTAGTAGCACCGTCTTGGGGTGCTGAGGCGATAGTTGAATCTGGAATTGGATACGAAATTATATCAAATCTAATAGGTTCCGGCTATCGGACAATTTTTCGGCCACATCCACAAACTATAAAGTTATCGCACGAAAGTATTAAGGTAATATTGGATGAATTTAGTAATCACCCTTATTTTACTTTTGATTCCGGTGTAGGAGATGATAGCTTATATTATTCTGATATCATGATAAGTGACTGGTCTGGGGTTGCACTTGAATATGCATTAGCATTAAATAAACCAGTCCTGTTTTGCGACATAAAAAGAAAGATAAATAATGAAAATTACATTGATATAGATATTGAACCACTTGAAGTTAAAATTAGAGAGAAGATCGGTATTATATGGGATCCTAGCGATTGTTTTTTTTCTGCACTAAAAAATTGTGAGGAATTTTCAATTCAAAATAGGGAAGGTTTAATTTCAAATATATTATTCAATCCTTCTAGCTCTAATTGTATTTTTGCAAAGCATTTAACTAAGATGGTAACTAATGAAAGCATTTGA